A genomic stretch from Hemibagrus wyckioides isolate EC202008001 linkage group LG02, SWU_Hwy_1.0, whole genome shotgun sequence includes:
- the csf2rb gene encoding cytokine receptor common subunit beta, translated as MLPLRILLIAVLPLLVLSTTSEQCSFETSTHHNSPVLASLQCYNDFTTQMRCTWEEEPHTHTHMPIIDKRPCVPNGQGELQSNGKRTRSCVYKTFFSMGDHELFFNTSCPSKVTTFNIAEEGKILSPTNFSEKKSIDGNRVLSWSSPYPPSSPLTQNLTYQLKYRKHKHDWTVVDNISDTKFVIDSRMLLPAYIYEARVRARGPVGLWSDWSPTVSWMTDEDGVINLQCVIKEGGVTCSWQVKKHQAEFLSYHLCGQTNGTSVECNHCDSHAEHPHSRPLLDFTCSLNSSEPALLNVEIRSLRKAKRFIDTDNVQPPRPPKLEAHKKDSVWRLNWTRPSVDENLYLFYQVYLESNHTKDKMQFDTPGEDCSANVPSSLLPSTCYMARVRAHPDRIFAGLPSDWSDPVYFTTDPAPWINTIIYVLMAALVAMLFIILYNALPACHRRLVLWNVSIPSPINSKVLGEMSNKKFLASEASACTDKEKTSVFVIQTSDNPIIYKGSICEYPLLKCSSDMDLGLSKSESGWPQSSSQLSLFTEGSRMTDKSGVSFVGPYILCREDSSVPSETSDTSVSPLLTFHDDGRYISENPKDSLPIKGGYVLSPPKSPNSDCSTPINNLPSENRETRKTELPNDDPPAYTPSPIAVSSVMFSHPSGYCLMPNMESVAAWVSASVPPPEGNTERRMHEITGNSAERSYVTLSQRGLFQ; from the exons ATGCTCCCCCTGAGGATTCTGCTTATCGCAGTGCTGCCTCTGCTGGTCCTGAGCACCACGTCTGAGCAGTGCTCTTTTGaaacctccactcatcaca ATTCTCCTGTCCTGGCGTCTTTGCAATGTTATAATGACTTCACCACTCAGATGCGCTGTACCTGGGAGGaggagccacacacacacacacacatgccaatAATCGA taaacgTCCGTGTGTCCCTAATGGTCAAGGTGAGCTGCAGTCTAATGGAAAGCGCACCCGGAGTTGTGTCTATAAAACTTTCTTTAGCATGGGCGACCACGAACTCTTCTTCAACACATCCTGCCCTTCTAAAGTGACAACATTTAATATAGCTGAAGAAG GCAAGATCCTGTCCCCAACTAATTTTTCTGAGAAAAAATCTATTGATGGTAACCGAGTGCTGAGCTGGAGCAGCCCGTATCCTCCCTCATCCCCTCTCACACAAAATCTTACCTACCAGCTGAAGTACCGAAAACATAAACATGACTGGACT GTGGTAGATAATATCAGCGACACAAAGTTTGTTATCGATAGTCGGATGCTCTTGCCGGCCTACATATATGAAGCTAGGGTGCGAGCGCGGGGTCCTGTAGGCCTGTGGAGCGACTGGAGCCCCACGGTTTCCTGGATGACTGACGAAG ACGGTGTCATTaacctgcagtgtgtaattaagGAAGGAGGAGTGACATGTAGCTGGCAGGTGAAGAAACATCAGGCCGAGTTCCTCTCGTATCATCTGTGTGGCCAAACCAATGGAACAAGTGT GGAATGTAATCACTGTGACAGTCATGCTGAGCATCCTCACTCTAGACCCCTTCTGGATTTTACATGTTCATTGAATAGTTCTGAACCTGCACTGCTGAATGTAGAGATCAGAAGCTTACGAAAGGCCAAGAGGTTTATTGACACTGACAACG TTCAGCCGCCACGGCCACCCAAATTAGAAGCGCATAAGAAGGATAGTGTTTGGAGGCTGAACTGGACCCGACCTAGTGTTGATGAAAACCTCTATCTCTTCTATCAGGTGTACCTCGAAAGCAATCACACAAAG GATAAAATGCAATTCGATACCCCTGGAGAAGATTGCAGTGCAAATGTTCCCTCCTCCCTGTTGCCTTCTACGTGCTACATGGCCAGGGTGAGAGCACATCCAGACAGAATATTTGCAGGTCTACCCTCTGACTGGTCTGATCCTGTATACTTCACCACTGATCCAG ctcCCTGGATCAACACCATAATTTACGTCTTGATGGCTGCATTAGTAGCCATGCTTTTCATCATCTTGTATAACGCCCTTCCAGCCTGCCACAG GAGACTAGTACTGTGGAACGTATCCATTCCTTCTCCCATTAACAGCAAAGTCCTGGGGGAAATGAGCAATAAG aaATTTCTTGCTTCTGAGGCCAGTGCATGCACTGACAAAGAGAAAACCTCTGTGTTTGTCATACAGACTTCAGATAACCCTATCATCTATAAGGGCAG TATCTGTGAGTACCCACTCCTGAAATGCAGCAGTGACATGGACTTGGGCCTCAGCAAGAGCGAATCAGGATGGCCACAAAGCTCAAGTCAGTTGTCCTTATTCACAGAGGGGAGCAGAATGACAGACAAATCTGGTGTTAGCTTCGTTGGACCTTACATCCTTTGCCGCGAGGACTCTTCGGTGCCAAGTGAAACTTCGGACACATCTGTCTCTCCCCTCCTAACTTTCCATGATGATGGAAGGTACATTTCTGAAAACCCCAAAGATTCTTTGCCAATAAAAGGAGGCTACGTTTTATCCCCTCCCAAAAGCCCAAATTCAGACTGCTCAACCCCTATCAATAATCTTCCTAGTGAGAACAGAGAGACCAGGAAGACCGAGCTCCCTAACGATGATCCTCCAGCATACACCCCAAGTCCAATTGCGGTGTCCAGTGTCATGTTTTCTCACCCGTCTGGATACTGTCTGATGCCCAACATGGAGAGTGTTGCTGCGTGGGTGTCTGCTTCTGTCCCTCCACCAGAGGGCAACACAGAGAGAAGGATGCATGAGATTACAGGAAATTCAGCTGAGCGCAGCTATGTGACACTTTCTCAGCGTGGACTATTTCAGTGA